The segment CTTGGGCAAAAAACAGGTCGTGCTGGTTCTTTGCATAGATGTGGGCAATGCCCCAGCGGTCGGTCAGGATTTCGACCGGCTCGCGGAGCCCGGAGAGGCGCAGTGTTTCCATTCCATCCTCCTGAACGCTTGTCTGAGGCACGACCGCGGTACGACCCAGGGACGGAGAGAGACAGGGGGCGACACACCAGAAGGGAGCAAGTACAGACGCAGCTTGTGAAACCGTCGACATAGTCGCTCCTGTCATACACGGTCTTGGTTACGCCTCATCAACAGGCGGTAATACGTCCGGTGTGATCTGATAGCCGTCCGCCAGGGCGTTGGTGCTGTTGAACAGCGCCACAATAGCCATGACTTCCCCCAGCGTTTCGGTGTCGCAGCCGAGCTTCCGCAGGGCCGCGGTGTGGGAGTTAATACAGTAGGCACAGCCGTTGGTGGCCGAAACGGCCAGGGCAATAATCTCGCGGGTGCGAGGATCAAGGGGCGATTCCCGTCCGCTGGCCTCGGGG is part of the Gemmatimonadota bacterium genome and harbors:
- a CDS encoding penicillin acylase family protein yields the protein METLRLSGLREPVEILTDRWGIAHIYAKNQHDLFFAQ
- a CDS encoding carboxymuconolactone decarboxylase family protein, whose amino-acid sequence is MTRTATVRMVAEEEARGKVAQIYADIKATKGIPAVPNFWRVLASHPDNLEMIWTRLKALMHPEASGRESPLDPRTREIIALAVSATNGCAYCINSHTAALRKLGCDTETLGEVMAIVALFNSTNALADGYQITPDVLPPVDEA